Part of the Deinococcus roseus genome, TGAACCCACTGTGGCCATGGATGTGCAGTCCAGAGCTGCATTCTGGGACAGCGTGCGCAAATTCAAAAGCGAAGGCAAAACCATCATCCTCACCACCCACCATCTGGAAGAAGCGGATGCCCTGTCAGACCGCGTGCTGGTGATTGACCACGGCAAAGTGATTGTGGAGGGCACCCCCAGAGCCATCAAAGAGCAGGTGGGAGGCACCCGCATCCGTTTTCATGGTCAGGTGCAGGAACAGCAGTTGCAGAACCTGCCCGGCGTGACCCGCGTCAACATCAACGGGGTGAACGAGGTCTACACCCGCGCTCCAGAGGCCGCCCTGCGGGAAATCCTGCAGCACGACATCACCGATCTGGAAGTCAGCAAGGCCAGCCTGGAAGAGGCCTTCCTGAACATCACCGCTCGCAACTGATCTCACACCTGATTCTGAAAGGAACCCCATGAACCGTTTCCTGTACCTGGTTTACTCTGAACTGATCCGCCTGATTCGCCTGCCCGCCTACCTGATTCCCACCCTGGTGTTCCCCGTGATGTTTTTTTCCATCTTCGGGTTGCCCAACGCCAAAAATGAACTGGGAGGCGTGAATGCCGCCACTTACATCCTGATTTCCTTCAGTGCCTACTCCCTGATTTCCACCTCGCTGTTTGCCTTCGGGGTGTCCATCGCTGCAGAACGCGGACTGGGCTGGCAGAAACTCATGCGGGTCACCCCCCTCAATCCCATGCTGTACTTTGCCAGCAAAATTGTGAATGCCCTGCTGCAAGGCATCTTCATCATCATCCTGCTGGGATTGTTTGCCAGCTTTGTGGGGCACCTGAATTACGATGTGCTGCTGTTCGTGAAAACCGTGGGCAAATTGCTGCTGGGCGTTTCGGCTTTCGTGGCCCTGGGATTGTGGATTGGTTATGTGGGTGGCCCCAACAGTGCTGCAGGCATTGCCAACCTGATTTTCCTGCCCATGAGTTTTGCCAGCGGTCTGTTCATGCCCCTGCAATTCATGCCCGAATTCCTGCGCAACATCGCCCCTTACACCCCCGCTTACCACTTCGCACAGATTGGCTGGATGAGCATCGGGGCCAAAAGCGACACCACCGAACTGGTGCACTGGATCTGGCTGTTGAGTTACGGCGCACTGTTCTTCCTGCTGGCCCTGGTGGCTTTCCGCAGGGATGAAGGCAAAAACTTCGGTTGAGCCTGCACCCATCCCCATCCCTCCTCCCCCCTGTCGGATGCACCGGGGGGAGGTTTAAACTGGAGGCACCATGATCGCCCGACGAGACACCATGTTCCGATTCATGCCCGTGGCGTGGCTTTTCTTCCTGACCTTCCCAATCACCAACCTGATCAAAGACGCCCGTGGTCCCCTGGATTACCTGCTGGGGACAGGCATGCTGCTGGTGTTCTTGTGGCTGTACTTCTGGGTGTTTCGGGCCTTCAAACCCCAGCGCCCGCTGGAAACTTTCCCTTACTGGAACATTCTGGCGGTGCTGTGGTGCTTCATGATGTTCTTCGCAGGGATGCCCTTTTTTGGCTGGAATGGGACCACCTTTCTGGTGTATGCAGCAAGCCTGGGGGCCTTCCAGCGCAGCCTGACCCTCAGCATTGGCACCGTGGCTGCGGTGCTGGCGGTGTTCCTGTGGAGCGTTTTCGTGAAGGGGGTGCCCGCCGGAGAACTCATCACCATCATGCTGCTCTCGGTGTCGGTGGCGATTGGCAACCACTTCGGGTATGCAGCCATGGAATCTGGCATTCGCATGAAAACCCTGCAGCAGGAAAAAGAAAACCTGGCCCGCATTGCTGAACGGGAACGCATTGCCCGTGACCTGCACGACCTGCTGGGCCACACCCTCAGCGTGATTGTGCTGAAAGCCGAACTGGCCTCCAAATTGATTGAACGCAACCCGGAACGCGCCAAAGCAGAGATCAAAGAAGTGGAGCAGATTTCCAGAGAGGCCCTCACAGAAGTGCGACTGGCCGTGCAGGGTTACAAGGGCACCGACCTGAAAAGCGAACTGGGTCGGGCCAAAATCGCCCTGGATGCTGCAGGCATCAAACTGGAATATCTGGTGTCTGAAGTGGAATTGGGCATGGAACAGCAAAGCGCCCTGCAACTGATTTTTCGGGAAGCCATCACCAACATCATCCGGCACTCCAGGGCAAAACACTGCCAGGTGTCCCTGGAAGAACAGCGCGGCAACATCCTGCTGAAAATCATCGACGATGGGGTTGGGGTGGGCCAGCAGGTGGGCAACGGCATGAAAGGCATGCGTGAGCGCACCGAAGCCCTCGGAGGCAAATTCACTGTGAAAAACCAGTCTGGAACCGTCATTGAAGTGTGCATTCCAAAAGGCAATCCAGACACCCAGAAGGCCATCCAGGGGGTCACAGCATGATCCGGGTCTTGATTGCCGAAGACCAGGTGATGATCCTGGGGGCCTTAAAAGCCCTGCTGGAACTGGAAGGCGACATCGAGGTGCTGGCCGCCACCAAAAACGGTACAGAGGCCCTGAGGGCTGCCCTGGAGGTCAAACCCGACATCGTCATCACCGACATTGAGATGCCCGAAAAAACCGGTCTGGAACTGGCCCAGGATCTGAAGCAGCAACTCCCGAAAACCCGGGTGATCATCGTGACCACCTTTGCCAGGGCAGGTTACCTGCGCCGCGCCATGGAAGCCGGAGTCAAAGGTTACCTGCTCAAAGATGCCCCTTCAGATGAACTGGCAGAGGCCATCCGGCGGGTGCACGGAGGAGGCATTGTGATCAACCCTATGCTGGCCGCAGAAGCCTGGACCGATCAGGACCCCCTCACAGACAGAGAGCGACAGGTGCTCCGTCTGGCCCATGAAGGCATGACCTCGGGCCAGATCGCAGAGAAAATCCATCTTTCAGAAGGCACGGTGCGCAACTACCTCTCGGAAGCCATTTCCAAACTTGGGGCCAGCAACCGGGTGGAAGCCGCCCGCATGGCACGGGAGAAGGGGTGGTTGTAGGTTTTTTTGGTGGTGGGGTGGGCATTTGAACGTTCTGAGGGTTAAATCCCCCGCTTGATTGGAATGTTCTTCTGGGAGCACTGAGGGTGAGATCCCCCTGCCCTTCGCTAAAGCTCAGGGCTGTCCCCCGTCAGCGTTGGGGGATGGGTGTAAGACGAGAGAAATCCCCCTTCGTTAAGGGGGAACCAACGAGCAAAGCGAGTTGCAGGGGGATCTGACCCTCAGGACTCTGATCTGGCTTCCTCCTCACCAAGCTCCCTGCTCAGGGGTCTTGCCCCTCTGAGCATCCAGTCCTTGAAGGGCAAATCTTCCAGCCAGTCCTGCAGGGTGGGGATTTTTCCGAGGTCTTCGATCACATGCTGCTCACCGATCAATCGGGTGGGAACCACTTTGCCGTCGGATTTGCGGGTGAGGGTGACCCCAAAGACCTGCTCGCACAGAAAAATGCCGAAACTGGAGTGCAGCACGGCCCTGTGACGCAAGTCTGCCCAGGATGCTTTGGTCTGGTCAAACCAGCTGTGCACCTCCAGGTAGTCTTCAGGGATGCCACCGAATTTGCGGGCAGAACTGCGGGCGTGGTGGTAGGGGTGGGCCATCAGAGGCCTCCATCAAAGGGTTCAAATTCCAATCCGAAAAGCTGCACGGCCTGGGCAATCTCATCTTCGGGCACCCGGTATGCCCGGAAGTTTTTTTCTTCAGGGTCCACCACGCCTGCGTTGATCAGGGTTTTGGCCTGCTCAAGTGCAGCTTCATCTTCTGTGGTGCTTTCCACCACATCATAAAAGCGGATTCTGTCCAGCACATCCATGACCTGATGAAGGCGTTCATCAGAGAGGTGGGCTGGGATTTCAATGTCCATCCAGGCCGTTTTCGGGTTTTTCTTGCTGTCCTGAAAAATGGAAGCATCCCCAAGGGCCTCTGCCAGCTTCTGATAGAAAGCCTGCAAGGGAAGTGAGGTCAACAGTTCTGTTGACCCCAGCGCGTAATCTTGCAACCGCAATCCCCGAAAACGGGGCAGGGCCAGGGTTCTGGCATGTTGCTCGGCTTCCTCATGGGTGTCAAAAACCTGCATGGGTTCGGTGCAGATGTTGTCCTCGAACCAGGGGGCATAGATTTCATCGGTGTACATGTAATCACGGTCCATCACCAGATAAGCTTTGGGCATGTTCAGGTCTCCTTTATGCAGAATATCAAATAAAATTCTTCTGTAGGCGTATTCACGTCACACCAGGAGGTGACCTCAATTCTGATTTTTGGAGGCTTCTTCCAGCTCCCTGATGTACTCAATGATGTCTTCCACCCCTCGCTTTTCCCCGGCAGCTTCAAAACAGCGCAGGGCCTCCAGAAAAGCAGGCTGGGCCTCTGTGTAATTTTCTTCCGCCAGATGCAGCTCTCCAATCCCCCGATAAGCGCAGGCCTGGGCAATCAGGTCGGTGCTTCTCTGGGCATAAAACAGGCTGGTGTGCAGTTCCAAACTGGCTTTTTCGGTGTTCCCCAGCCTGAGATGGCACATCCCGAGTTCATAGCTGTTGATGGCCCTCGGAAAGGCATCATCGGGAATCAATGGCTTTTCCTGCTCAAAGGCGGTCAGGGCACCCTCATAATCCCCCTGCAGTCGGCGCAACATCCCAATCTGGTGCATGGCCTGGTGGCCCCGTGGATCCTGCTTTTCCACAGCTTCCTGAAACAGCTTCTGGTACAGGTCCTCTGCTTCCTGAAAAAGTCCCAGGTTCACGTACACGTACCCCAGACCAAAACGGGCCTGTTCATCCTGCGGGTGGGCTCTCAGGTGGTTTTCGTATAAATCTCTGGCCCGCTCCAGATCTCCTGCATCAAAAGCGTCCCAGGCCTGTTCTGAAAGGTTCATGGTTCAGTTGTACAGGATTTTGGGGTAAAAAGGGCCGAGGGCCGAGAGCCAAGGGCTCACTGCCAAAGCCCTGATCGGCCCTGAAACAGCTGTTGCTCAATCCCAGGCTTATGAGGTGCAGTGTTTTGCACCTTCAAAAGAAATGCAAGGCAGGCTGCTTTTGCTCTCGGCCCTCGGCCCTCGGCTGCAATTGTCCCCCTTTTTGTGCCACAATCTCCCTGATGAAACTGGTCATTGGCGTCACCGGAGGAAGCGGAGCCCCTTACACGCTGGATTTGCTGCGCACCCTGAAAAAGCTGCAGGTTCCCACCCATCTGGTGGTTTCAGAGGGGGCAAAACGGGTGTGGGAAACCGAGGGAACCCAGTCCATAGAAGAACTGCTGGACCTGGCCACAGAAGTGCACGATGACCGCAACCTGGCGGCCAGCATTGCCTCTGGCAGCCACAGAACGCTGGGCATGGTGGTGGTGCCCTGCAGCAGTTCCACCCTGGCCAAAGTGGCCCTGGGGCTGGGAGACAACCTGATCTCCCGTGCTGCACACGTCACCCTCAAGGAGCGGCGCACCCTGGTGCTGGTGCCCAGAGAGGCCCCTTACCCCAGACCCATGCTGGAAAACATGCTCAGGGCCCACGATGCTGGCGCTGTGATTCTGCCTGCCAGTCCTGGTTTTTACAGCACCCCTGAAAAGGTGGAGGACATTCTGGCGTTCCTGACCGCCCGCATTCTGGATCAGTTTGGTCTGGACAGTGGAGGCATGCAAAGGTGGACCGGGAAATGACCCCTCCACGTTTTGCAGCCCTGATTCCAGCAGCAGGAAGCGGGTCCAGGCTGGGTTTTGGCATCCCCAAAGCCCTGGTGGACCTGCAAGGCAAGACCTTGCTTGAGCGCGCCATTGAAAACCTCGCTCCTCTGGTGGATGAGGTGGTGGTGGCCCTGCCAGAAGGCCAGTCCATCGAAAGCCCGGTCAAGCAGATTGTGGGAGGAAACACCCGTCAGGACAGCGTGTTCCGGTTGCTGCAAGCCACCGAAGCCGATTTTGTGCTGATCCATGATGCAGCACGCCCTTTTCTGGGTGCAAAAGTGCTGGAACGCATCAAGGGAAGGGTGATCCAGAGTGGCGCTGTCACTGCAGCTCTGCCTGCCACAGACACCCTGGTGCATTCCTCGGGAGGGTTCTGGGGGTATCTGGTGGACCGCAGCAAGACCTGGGCCGTACAGACCCCACAGGCTTTCCGCAGAACGCTGATTCTGGACGCCCACCTGAAAGCATTGCAGGAAGGCTTTGAAGCCACCGATGATGCAGGACTGGCCAACAAATACGGTTCCAACGTGGAACTGGTGCTGGGAGATTCCAGGCTGTTCAAAGTCACCACACCCGCAGATTTTGAACTGGCCACCGCTTTTGCGCAGCTCTGGGACCAGAAACGGAGCACCCCTTCATGAGCCAGATCCTGCAACGTTTTGCTCCGGCCAAAGTCAATCTGGGCCTCTCGGTGACCGGGGTGCTGGACAATGGTTACCACACCCTGCACAGCCTGATGGTGCCCCTCTCCGTCGGAGATGACCTGACCTTCGAGGTTGCAGATGTTCTGACCCTGCAGGTCACAGGCGCAGACCTCCCCACCGATGAACGCAACCTCGTGTACCGTGCGGCCCAGGCTTACCTGCGTGCGGCAGACATCAAAACCGGAGTCAGGATCACCCTGCACAAGAAGCTTCCTCTGGCTTCCGGTGTGGGAGGCGGGTCCAGCGATGCTGCCACCACCCTGATGGCTTTAAAAGAACTGTATCCCAGCAGCATGGATTTGCATCCCCTGGCAACATCCCTGGGTGCAGATGTACCGTTTTTCCTGATCCAGCAAGCCGCCCTTGCTGAAGGCATTGGAGAGAAACTGACCCCTGTGGAATTGCCCGAACTGCATCTGGTGCTGGTCAATCCAGGCACCGAGGTGAGTGCCCGTGATGCTTACCTGTGGCTGGACCAGAGTGGAGAATTCACCGCAGAGCTTCCCCTCTCGAACATCTTGCATGCTTTAAAACACCGTCTAAATGTGCCTTACTTCAATGCACTGGAACCTGCTGTGGTCACCAGACATCCTGAAATTGCAGCTGTGCTGCAGACCCTCAGAGAAACGGGCCTGACCAGCCCCATGATGAGCGGATCCGGCAGCACCTGTTTTGCCCTGGCCCGCACTGCAAAAGAAGCAGGACAGGCCGTGCAAATCCTGAAATCCCATTTTCCCATGCATTGGTGCACTGCAGCCCACACCCTTGCTTAAATCAACTGTTCAGTTTAAGGGTGATCCGGGCCAGGGTGTCCACCACCCTCTGCAGGGCTTTTTCATTCTTGCCTGTCAACTGGCCTGCCTCGTTGAAGGCTGTTTCGCAGTTGGTGACAGAAACGGTGTCTGGCAAAACAATGCAACCCAGACGGTGCAGCAAAAACACTGCAGCCTGTAAAGATCTGGCTCCCCCGTAAGGCCCAGGAGAAGCCGTGATCACAGCCGCAGGTTTGTGCATGAAAGGATCTAGACCCCGCTCTGTGCCGTTTTTTCTGGACATCCAATCCAGCGTGTTTTTCAGCACTCCGGTCAGGCCACCGTTGTATTCAGGAGAGGCCAGCAGCAGTCCCTGGTGTTCTTTCAACAGGGTTCTGAGCTGTACAGCCTGTTCAGGCAGGCCTTTTGCTTCCTCAATGTCTGCATCGTAGAGGGGCAGGGGGTAATCTTTCAGGTCAATGGGGGTGATCTCCAGGGTGTCTGGAGCCAGACGCAAAGCTTCGTAAAGGAGTTTCTTGTTCCAGGATTCGGTTCTCAGGCTGCCCGCAAAGGCCAGAATGCGCACGGTCATGGCTTCACCTCAATGCCTGAAGTATACCCATCTGGCCCTGCACCAGCGCAGCCACCCACACCAGAGAAAGCGTATACACGTATAATTTAGACATCCAATCCGCCCCTCTCTCTGGGCGAACTGAAAAGGGGTGAACATGAAACGCGGTTTTCAAACCAAAAGTCCATCCAGCACCCCTGAAATGATCGCCAATGCCCTCAGACAGGCCATCATTCAGGGCAAATACCGGGGAGGGGAACCTCTGCGGCAAGACGAGGTGGCCTCCGAATTCGGGGTCAGCAAAATTCCCGTCCGGGAAGCCCTATACCAGCTCAAAGCCGAGGGTCTGGTCACCTTCATCCCCAACCGGGGCTCGGTGGTCAGTGAACTGTCCATCGAAGAGGTCGATGAAATCTACCTGATGCGCATCGCCCTGGAACCCACCATTCTGGAACGGGCCATTCATGGCCTCACCCCCACCGACTTCATCCGGGCCAGAGGCTTGCTGGACGTGATGGACGAAACCGAAGACCCTGCAGGTCTGGCCGAACTCAACTGGGAATTCCACGCCACCCTGTATGGGGCCGCCAATTTGAACCGCCTGATGGAATCCATCCGCGTGCTGCACACCAACTCTGCCCGTTACATGGCCATTTATCTGGGCGGCGAGGACCGCAACAAAACCTCCCAGCAGGAGCACCGCAACCTGCTGCAGGCCTGCACCGAACGGGACCTCGAAAAATCCCGTCTGCTGCTGATCGAGCACCTGGAAACCGCGAAGCACCATCTGCTGGGGATTTTGAGGCAGGCGTAGTTTTGTAGGGGCAAGGCGTGCAGAGGGACCAAGCTACGGTCCCTCGTTCTGCACAAGACAGCATGCCTCGCCCTTCCCTGTCCAGCCCTGGATCCAGTCCGCTCAGTCCGCGTATCTGGCCAGCAAATGCCGCCCGATGATCATGCGTTGCACTTCGCTGGTGCCTTCGCCAATCAGGGTCAGGCGGTTGTCGCGCCAGAAGCGTTCCACGGGGTATTCCCGGATGTAACCGTAGCCTCCCAGGATCTGGATGGCATTGTCACAGGCGCGGTTTGCTGCTTCTGAGGCGTAAAGTTTTGCTTTTGCTGCTGCTTCCGTAAAAGGCTGGCCTGCATCTTTCAGGTGGGCGGCTTTGGAGATCAGCAGACGGGCAGCTTCCAGTTCGGTGCTCATGTCGGCAAGCTTGAACTGGATGGCCTGATGGTGGGCTATAGGTTTGCCAAACTGTGCACGGGAGAGGGCGTAACGGGTGGCGTATTCCATGGCTCCCCTGCCCAGACCCAGTGCCATTGCGCCAATCCCAATGCGACCTCCGTCCAGCACGCGCATCACGTCTTTGAAAGCCTCTCCCCTGTTGCCCAGCAGGGCTTCTTTTGGAAGGTGGATGTCTTCAAAGATGATCTGGGCGGTGTCGCTGGACCTCAGACCCAGTTTGTCTTCTTTGCGGCCCACACTGAAACCTGAAACCTCGTCCCGGTTGAACACGAAGGCGCTGATGCCATCGTTTTTGCCTTTGCCTTCTCTGGGGGGATCGGTGCGGGCAATCACCACGTAGGTGCCGCCCACAGAGCCCTGGGTGATGAAGTTTTTGGAGCCATTCAGGATCCAGCTGCCATCAGGCTGTTCCACGGCACGGGTTTGCAGACCTGCAGAATCAGAGCCGCTTCCAGCTTCGGTGAGGCCCCAGGCACCCAGCTTCTGGGCACTGGCGAGGTCTGGAATGAATTTCTTCTTCTGCTCTTCAGTCCCTGCAATGAGGATGTGGCCCTGGCACAGGCTGTTGTGGCTGGCCACGGTCAGGCACAGGCTGCCATCCACGCTGGCGAGTTCTTCGATCAGCAGGGCAAAAGTGTGGGTGCTGAGGCCCGATCCACCGTACGCTTCTGGGGTGCAGGCACCCATCACGCCCATTTCACCAAGGTCTTTCACCAGATCATGCGGAAAATGTCCGCTGTGGTCCCGTTCGGTGGCTCCGGGTTCGGCTTTCTGCAGCAGGTAGTCTTTGAGGCTCAGCACCATGGCTTTTTCTTCGTTTGAGATGTCAAACCACATTGGTTTGCTCCTTTTTGGGAAACACTGGTCCTGCCCAGGCTGGGTGCAGCTGGGGTCAGGTTTCTCGGGGAATTGTCTCAATATATTACACTTTTTACGCGCATCGTTGTAAAATTGTCATACGTTTTTCAGTCTGTCGTTTGAAAGCTTCCCATCTGAGCATCTTTTGCGGGCATCTGTCATGCTGAAAAAGGCATCCCATCCCTGCGAGGTTCTGAATGTTACACATCCAGCACAATGGACCCATTGCCCGCCTGACCCTGGCCTCGCCAGAAAACCGCAATGCCCTCAGTCCCCAGATGGTTCAGGACCTGCAAGAGGCTTTTGACCAGTTGAAAACCCACCCCACCACGCGGGTGATTGTGCTGTGCGCAGAAGGCAAGGTGTTTTGCAGTGGCGCAGATCTCAAGAACCTGCACCAGTTGCTCTCTGCCAGCAGCGAAGACAACCTGCATGATTCGCGCAAACTGGCCCAGCTTTTTGAGACCATCTACACCCATCCCAGACCCATCATTGCTGCCGTGGAGGGCAAAGCCATTGCAGGAGGGGCAGGTCTGGCCAGTGCCTGCGACCTGGTGGTGGCTTCCAGCGAGGCCAGTTTTGCCTACACCGAAGTCAAACTGGGCTTTGTGGCCGCCATTGTGATGGTCTTCCTGCTGCGTGCTGTGGGCGAAAAACACGCCCGTGAACTTTTGCTGACTGGAGAAGCGGTTTCTGCCGCAGATGCTTACCGCATGGGCCTGATCAACCGCCTGACCGAACCTGGACAGGCCCTCAGCAGGGCCACCCTTCTTGCTGAACACATCGCCCGCAATTCTCCGGTGGCCCTCTCCAGCACCAAATCCCTGCTGGCTTCTCTGCCTTCCATGGGTCTGCAAGAAGCCCTGAGCCACGCTGCCCAGATGAATGCCTGGGCCCGCACCACCGCAGATCTGAAAGAGGGCATCCAGAGTTTTCTGGAAAAACGTCCCCCTCGCTGGCAGGAGAACAGGGATGACTGAAGCTCGCTTGATCCAGACCCTTTTTCCAGCAGGCATCAAATATGTGGAATGTCCCAGAGACGCCTGGCAGGGCCTGGAGCATTTTGTGCCCACCGAAACCAAAATCCAGTACCTCCATGCACTGTTGGAAACGGGTTTCACCCACCTGGATCTGGGTTCCTTTGTCAGTCCAAAAGCGGTTCCCCAGATGCGAGACACCGAAGAGGTGCTCAGGGAACTGCCCGATCCTGCAGGGAGGGATTACCTGTGCATCGTTGCCAATGAAAGAGGCATGGAGCGCGCAGCCACACAGCCAAAAGTCACCAGTGTGGGTTTTCCCCTCTCCATTTCGGAGACCTTTCAATTGCGCAATGCCCATCAGACGCTGCCCGAAGCCTGGCAACTGGTCCACCGTCTGAAGGTGCAGTCCGATGCAGCCAGCAAAAACCTGGTGGTTTACCTTTCCATGGGATTTGGCAATCCTTATGGAGATCCCTGGTCTGTCCAGCTTGTACAGGACGCCCTAGATCGACTTTTCGAACTGGGCATCTCTTCCATTGCCCTGGCAGACACCGTGGGTGTGGCCACCCCTGAACAGGTTGAGCAACTGTGTAACCAGCTCAGGGACCACATGAAAAAGGCTGAACTGGGTTTACACCTGCATGCACGCCCCGAACATGCCGACCCTCTGATCGAGGCAGGATGGCAAGCTGGAATCCGCTGGTTTGAGGGTGCCATGGGGGGTTTTGGGGGCTGTCCTTTTGCTGCAGATGATCTGGTGGGCAACCTTCCCACCGAGCTGGTTTTGCGACATTTCAAGTCAGATGTCCATCTGAATCGGGAGGTCTTAAGGCTTGTTCAAAAGGTTTTTTGTGACCCAGCAGCAGACTTTTAAACACATTTGTGTAACAATTGGTGAGTGTGGAGATGGGGTCAGAACGGTCCCTGTTGCATCTGTTCTGTACCAGAGTGGGTAGATGCTTCATCTCGTGAGGTCTTTTCCTGATGCTTGAACAAACCCCTAACGTAAGAAATGACGACATTGATATCGTCAAACTGTTTGGTACCCTGCGCCGCAATGCCCTGCTCATTGGCATCAGCGTAGCTCTCACTGGTGGATTGACTTATTTTATCAGCAAACAACAAGCTCCCCAGTACGAAGCTGTAAGCAGCGTCATCGCTGTCAAATCCGAAACCGGCAACAGCATCATGAACAACACGCTGGTTTCTGCACCACCCCTCCCCCAGGGAGCGGTGGAAAAAGCCATTCACGGCAGAACCGTCATCGAGCAGATCATCCAGGGTTTGAAGAAAAGCAAACTCCCTGCGGCAGAGCAGCAAAACCTCATTGAGGCCCTCAACAAAGAGTTGAGACGCAACAATTTCAAGCTCTTGCGGGTCAAAGCCAAACTGGACAACCAGCTCACCGGTGTGTACGAAATCAGTGGGCAGGCAGGCACCCCTCTGGGTGCACAGGTGCTGGCCAATGTGGCTGTGGATGCCATTCTGAACTGGGACCTGCAACGTGCCACCTCCCGTTTGATCCGGGCCAAAAGCAGTCTGGAACAGCAGGTTGTTTCACTGAACCAGAGCCTCAAAGGGGTAAAAGCAGACAGCATCGAACAGCAAACCTTCATCACGGCACGGGCCAATGTGATGCAAAACCTGGCCCAGATCGAAGTGTTTGAAAAAGCTGCAACGGGCACCCTGACCCTGGTTTCTGAGGCAGAAGAGCCTTCAGAAGCCATTGCTCCCAAGCCCCTGCGCAATGCTGCCCTGGCTGGTTTGCTGGCACTGTTCCTGGCTGCTGGTTTCGCATTGATTTCGGATGCCCTGCGCAAACGCATCGAATCGGATGAAGACCTCACCCACTTTGGTGCACCCGTGCTGGGCAAACTGCCCAAGCTGACCGGGAAAACCCTGCAACGGGGCATCATCGAAAGTGCCCGCTCCGGCATGCTTTACGAAGCCATTGGTTTCCTGCGGGTCAGCCTGATGAGTTACACCGAAGGCACCACTGGCCCCAGACGACTGGTGGTTTCAAGTTCACGCTCTGGTGAAGGGAAATCCAGCGTGACCGCTTCTCTTGCAGAAGGTCTGGCCAACTCTGGACTCAAAGTTCTGATTGTGGACCTGGACTTGCACAGACCCACCCAGCACAAGGTGTGGTCCCAGATCAAACCTCTGGGATGGCACTCTTTGCCCGGAGCAGACAGCAATCCCAGTGTTCCCGCACGGGACATTCAAACGGCCCTCACCAACCCCAAAGCTGCCCAGGCCTTGCAGGTCAGTCAGGGCATCGACATGTTGCCTGCAGGCATTCCACAACGCTCTGCTTCCCATGTGATCAACAATTCCAAATTGCAGGAATTGCTGGACCGCTGGGACAAGAGTTACGATGTGGTGCTGCTGGACAGCCCTCCCATTCTGGCCCTCGCTGATGCACTCACTGTTTCGAGGTTCACCCAGGGCATCCTGATGGTGGTGGAAGCCAACCAGACCACCTACGCCAATGTGGAAGCCACACTCAAAAACATCCGTACTGCTGGTTGCCACCTGATTGGCTTTGTGCTCAACAAAGTCACCAGTCGCAAAGATGGGTATTACTACTACTATTACAGTTACCGTCCAGAAGCAGAAAAAGTCCGAAAACAGTCCTAAGCCTGTACCAGTTTGTGGTACAATTTTCTCTGGGTAGTTTTATTCCTAAAGGGGGTATTCAATGAAAAAGAAAGCCATGATCATCGCAGCATTGCTGGGGGTCGCAGCCATTGGGCCTGCCACTTCCATTGCTTTTGCGCAAACTGTAACCGCATCCGAACAGAGTGGACTGAGTGGGTTCCAAGTGATTGACATTCTGGTCAAAGCCACTTCCATTGGCAAGCTCAGCGATGCACAACTGCGCAGCCTGGTGCCACCTCGTGAAAAGGGTGCACAGGCCCTGTATGATCTCATCCTGATCAAAACCTGCTTGCAGCAGACCACCCTGGACAACCTGATCACCCTGGGTGATGAGAAAGCCACCAACCTGCTGGTGGCCAAGGCCGCTGTGGAGTTCCGCACCTGCAAACCCGTGAACGATGCAGCCCTGGCCGCTGACCTGAACTCTGGCAAGTTTGATTTCAGCAACGCTGGCAGCCTGCAGGCCTTCCTGGTCAGCAGTGGCAACAGCGCC contains:
- a CDS encoding 4-(cytidine 5'-diphospho)-2-C-methyl-D-erythritol kinase produces the protein MSQILQRFAPAKVNLGLSVTGVLDNGYHTLHSLMVPLSVGDDLTFEVADVLTLQVTGADLPTDERNLVYRAAQAYLRAADIKTGVRITLHKKLPLASGVGGGSSDAATTLMALKELYPSSMDLHPLATSLGADVPFFLIQQAALAEGIGEKLTPVELPELHLVLVNPGTEVSARDAYLWLDQSGEFTAELPLSNILHALKHRLNVPYFNALEPAVVTRHPEIAAVLQTLRETGLTSPMMSGSGSTCFALARTAKEAGQAVQILKSHFPMHWCTAAHTLA
- a CDS encoding NADPH-dependent FMN reductase, translated to MTVRILAFAGSLRTESWNKKLLYEALRLAPDTLEITPIDLKDYPLPLYDADIEEAKGLPEQAVQLRTLLKEHQGLLLASPEYNGGLTGVLKNTLDWMSRKNGTERGLDPFMHKPAAVITASPGPYGGARSLQAAVFLLHRLGCIVLPDTVSVTNCETAFNEAGQLTGKNEKALQRVVDTLARITLKLNS
- a CDS encoding GntR family transcriptional regulator yields the protein MKRGFQTKSPSSTPEMIANALRQAIIQGKYRGGEPLRQDEVASEFGVSKIPVREALYQLKAEGLVTFIPNRGSVVSELSIEEVDEIYLMRIALEPTILERAIHGLTPTDFIRARGLLDVMDETEDPAGLAELNWEFHATLYGAANLNRLMESIRVLHTNSARYMAIYLGGEDRNKTSQQEHRNLLQACTERDLEKSRLLLIEHLETAKHHLLGILRQA
- a CDS encoding acyl-CoA dehydrogenase family protein; its protein translation is MWFDISNEEKAMVLSLKDYLLQKAEPGATERDHSGHFPHDLVKDLGEMGVMGACTPEAYGGSGLSTHTFALLIEELASVDGSLCLTVASHNSLCQGHILIAGTEEQKKKFIPDLASAQKLGAWGLTEAGSGSDSAGLQTRAVEQPDGSWILNGSKNFITQGSVGGTYVVIARTDPPREGKGKNDGISAFVFNRDEVSGFSVGRKEDKLGLRSSDTAQIIFEDIHLPKEALLGNRGEAFKDVMRVLDGGRIGIGAMALGLGRGAMEYATRYALSRAQFGKPIAHHQAIQFKLADMSTELEAARLLISKAAHLKDAGQPFTEAAAKAKLYASEAANRACDNAIQILGGYGYIREYPVERFWRDNRLTLIGEGTSEVQRMIIGRHLLARYAD
- a CDS encoding enoyl-CoA hydratase/isomerase family protein — protein: MLHIQHNGPIARLTLASPENRNALSPQMVQDLQEAFDQLKTHPTTRVIVLCAEGKVFCSGADLKNLHQLLSASSEDNLHDSRKLAQLFETIYTHPRPIIAAVEGKAIAGGAGLASACDLVVASSEASFAYTEVKLGFVAAIVMVFLLRAVGEKHARELLLTGEAVSAADAYRMGLINRLTEPGQALSRATLLAEHIARNSPVALSSTKSLLASLPSMGLQEALSHAAQMNAWARTTADLKEGIQSFLEKRPPRWQENRDD
- a CDS encoding hydroxymethylglutaryl-CoA lyase, which gives rise to MTEARLIQTLFPAGIKYVECPRDAWQGLEHFVPTETKIQYLHALLETGFTHLDLGSFVSPKAVPQMRDTEEVLRELPDPAGRDYLCIVANERGMERAATQPKVTSVGFPLSISETFQLRNAHQTLPEAWQLVHRLKVQSDAASKNLVVYLSMGFGNPYGDPWSVQLVQDALDRLFELGISSIALADTVGVATPEQVEQLCNQLRDHMKKAELGLHLHARPEHADPLIEAGWQAGIRWFEGAMGGFGGCPFAADDLVGNLPTELVLRHFKSDVHLNREVLRLVQKVFCDPAADF